A single Fusarium oxysporum Fo47 chromosome IV, complete sequence DNA region contains:
- a CDS encoding Thiolase, N-terminal domain-containing protein, translating to MANLPPVYIVSTARTPIGSFLGSLSSQTAVQLGAVAIKGAVERAGIKPEDVDEVFFGNVLSAGVGQGPARQCALGAGLPQTVIATTVNKVCASSLKAIILGAQNIMLGTSDIVVAGGTESMSNTPHYLPNLRNGAKYGDQTLIDGVLKDGLTDSFKKDHMGISAELCVQDHELTREAQDEYAINSYKKAQAATEAGLFTEIVPVEVPGGRGKPAIKVERDDEVKNLNVDKLKAMRPAFKPDGTVTAPNAAPINDGAAAVVLVSEAKLKELNLKPVAKILGWGDAEREPERFTIAPALAIPKAIKHAGLTADQVEYYEINEAFSAVALANMKILGLNPDQVNVYGGSVAIGHPLGCSGARIVTTLTSVLKEKKAKIGAVGICNGGGGASAMVIENLQ from the exons ATGGCCAACCTTCCTCCTGTCTACATCGTCTCTACGGCTCGTACACCCATCGGCTCTTTCCTCGG CTCTTTGTCGAGCCAGACCGCCGTTCAACTGGGAGCTGTCGCCATCAAGG GAGCTGTCGAGCGTGCCGGtatcaagcctgaggatgTCGACGAGGTCTTTTTTGGCAATGTCCTCTCCGCTGG CGTCGGACAGGGCCCTGCCCGCCAATGTGCCCTCGGTGCAGGCCTTCCTCAGACTGTCATCGCCACGACCGTGAACAAGGTCTGCGCTTCTTCgctcaaggccatcattCTTGGTGCTCAAAACATTATGCTCGGCACCTCCGACATTGTCGTTGCTGGTGGAACCGAGTCCATGTCCAACACTCCTCACTACCTCCCCAACCTCCGAAACGGCGCCAAGTACGGCGATCAGACTCTCATCGATGGTGTCCTCAAAGACGGTTTGACCGACTCTTTCAAGAAGGACCACATGGGTATCTCTGCTGAGCTTTGTGTTCAGGACCACGAGCTCACCCGTGAGGCCCAGGACGAGTACGCCATCAACTCATACAAGAAGGCTCAGGCTGCCACTGAGGCCGGTCTTTTCACCGAGATCGTCCCCGTTGAGGTCCCCGGTGGTCGTGGCAAGCCCGCTATCAAGGTTGAGCGTGACGACGAGGTCAAGAACCTGAAtgtcgacaagctcaaggccatgCGCCCTGCTTTCAAGCCTGATGGTACTGTCACTGCTCCTAACGCTGCTCCCATCAACGATGGTGCCGCCGCCGTTGTCCTCGTCTCCGAGGCTaagctcaaggagctcaaccTTAAGCCTGTTGCCAAGATCCTTGGTTGGGGTGATGCTGAGCGTGAGCCTGAGCGTTTCACCATCGCTCCCGCTCTGGCCATtcccaaggccatcaagcaCGCTGGTTTGACCGCCGACCAGGTCGAGTACTACGAGATCAACGAGGCCTTCTCCGCCGTTGCTCTCGCTAACATGAAGATCCTTGGTCTGAACCCTGACCAGGTTAATGTCTACGGTGGTTCCGTTGCCATCGGCCACCCTCTTGGATGCTCTGGTGCCCGTATTGTCACCACCCTTACCTCCGtcctcaaggagaagaaggccaagattgGTGCCGTTGGTATCTGCaacggtggtggtggtgcttcTGCTATGGTTATCGAGAACCTGCAATAA
- a CDS encoding P-loop containing nucleoside triphosphate hydrolase protein, giving the protein MDDLYDEFGNFIGEEAESEEGSEVGVGADDYTYDDEPDEAPGVTGQELMEIDDGPSNAIILHEDKQYYPTAEQVYGADVETRVEEEDAQPLSQPIIAPIEQKKFNIEEADLPPVFFDREFMTDLMNFPEQTRNVALAGHLHHGKTAFMDMLVLETHDITDRLERRVGKNRDEQLRYTDVHILERERGLSIKAAPMSLVLPSTKGKSHLVNLIDTPGHVNFVDEVAASFRLVDGVCLVVDVVEGVQINTEQIIKHAVLEDIPLTLIINKMDRLILELKLPPKDAYFKLKHVVEEVNTIITNTAPIKAASKRISPEKGNVLFACTDMGWCFTLPSFAKMYTETFGDINVDEFAKRLWGDIYYNPKKRNFSRKPLDERSARSFVHFILEPIYKLFTHSISDSPEDLRPVLASLGIELKPSQYKADAKVLLKLVCEQFFGPSTGFVDMIVKHIPTPIETAERLLERYYTGPLDSKVAASMKACDQDGPLVVHITKLFNTADAKSFHSFGRVLSGTVRPGMQVRVLGEGYSLDDEEDMAMATISEVFIGETRYNIPTDGVPAGNLVLLSGVDNSIVKSATIIPPKLEDDEDAYIFRPITHFTESVLKVAAEPINPSELPKMLDGLRRIQKSYPLIKTKVEESGEHVVLGTGELYMDCVLHDLRRLYADMDIKVSDPVTRFCETVVETSATKCYAITPNKKNKITMVAEQLEKGISSDIESGAVRIRDPIRKTAKFFEEKHGWDKLAARSIWAFGPEETGPNILQDDTLPTEVDKKTLNAVKESIRQGFSWATREGPLCEEPIRNTKFKVTDVLLANEAIFRGGGQIIPTSRRACYSSFLMASPRLMEPVYSVSVTGPEDSYMEVYNVLSRRRGHVLSDGPVAGTPLYRVNGLLPVIDSFGFETDLRIKTQGSSMVSLVFDSWSIVPGDPLDREQIIRPLQPASAQATARDFVLKTRRRKGLSEDVSVKTFLEPEFYQSLMESGMLGEI; this is encoded by the exons ATGGATGATCTTTACGACGA ATTCGGTAACTTCATTGGCGAGGAGGCCGAGTCCGAGGAGGGCTCAGAGGTCGGCGTTGGTGCGGATGACTATACCTACGATGACGAGCCAGATGAGGCTCCTGGTGTGACAGGCCAGGAGCTCATGGAGATTGACG ATGGCCCATCAAATGCGATTATTCTCCACGAAGATAAACAGTACTATCCAACTGCCGAGCAGGTATACGGCGCCGATGTCGAGACCCGtgtcgaagaagaggatgccCAGCCTCTATCCCAGCCCATCATCGCCCCCATCGAGCAGAAGAAGTTCAATATTGAGGAAGCCGACCTTCCACCCGTGTTCTTCGACCGCGAGTTCATGACAGACTTGATGAACTTCCCAGAACAAACGCGAAACGTAGCATTAGCCGGACATTTGCACCATGGAAAGACTGCGTTCATGGACATGTTGGTACTCGAGACACACGACATCACAGATCGACTTGAGCGAAGAGTGGGCAAGAACCGGGATGAGCAATTGAGATATACGGACGTACATATCTTGGAGAGGGAAAGGGGTTTATCTATCAAGGCAGCGCCAATGAGTTTGGTACTACCCAGTACCAAGGGCAAGTCGCACCTGGTCAACCTGATCGATACTCCTGGTCATGTTAACTTTGTCGATGAGGTGGCTGCCTCGTTCCGTTTGGTTGACGGTGTCTGTCTGGTGGTGGATGTGGTCGAGGGAGTTCAGATCAACACGGAGCAGATCATTAAGCACGCTGTTCTCGAAGACATTCCCTTGACgcttatcatcaacaaaatgGACCGCCTCATCCTCGAGCTGAAGCTGCCACCCAAGGACGCATacttcaagctcaagcacGTTGTCGAGGAGGTGAACACTATTATCACAAACACAGCTCCAATCAAGGCCGCTTCCAAGAGGATAAGTCCTGAGAAGGGCAATGTTCTATTTGCCTGCACAGATATGGGTTGGTGTTTCACGTTACCGAGCTTCGCCAAGATGTACACAGAGACCTTTGGAGATATCAACGTGGACGAGTTTGCGAAGCGGTTATGGGGCGACATCTACTATAACCCCAAGAAGCGAAACTTCTCACGAAAACCCCTGGACGAGCGCTCAGCACGATCGTTCGTTCACTTCATCCTCGAGCCCATCTACAAACTCTTCACACACTCGATCAGCGACAGTCCAGAAGACCTGAGGCCAGTGTTGGCCTCATTGGGCATTGAGCTCAAGCCTTCACAATATAAGGCTGACGCGAAGGTGCTTCTGAAGCTAGTATGCGAGCAGTTCTTCGGTCCATCAACAGGCTTTGTGGATATGATCGTTAAGCACATACCAACTCCCATCGAGACCGCTGAGCGATTGCTTGAGCGATATTATACCGGCCCATTGGACTCGAAGGTCGCTGCCTCCATGAAAGCTTGTGACCAGGACGGTCCATTAGTCGTTCATATCACCAAACTCTTCAACACAGCCGATGCAAAGAGCTTTCACTCATTCGGACGTGTCCTGAGCGGCACAGTTCGACCAGGTATGCAAGTACGCGTTCTTGGTGAAGGCTACTCCCTggacgatgaggaagatatGGCTATGGCCACTATCTCAGAAGTGTTCATCGGCGAGACAAGATACAACATCCCTACCGACGGCGTGCCAGCCGGTAACCTTGTGTTACTTAGCGGCGTCGACAACTCCATTGTCAAGTCCGCTACCATCATCCCTCCCAAACtagaagatgacgaagacgcCTATATCTTCCGGCCTATCACACATTTCACAGAGTCTGTCCTTAAGGTTGCCGCCGAGCCTATCAATCCCTCCGAACTCCCCAAGATGCTTGACGGACTAAGGAGGATTCAAAAATCGTACCCCCTCATCAAGACTAAGGTCGAAGAATCAGGGGAGCATGTTGTCCTCGGAACTGGAGAGTTGTACATGGATTGTGTGCTGCACGACCTTCGTCGTCTGTATGCTGACATGGACATCAAGGTTTCTGACCCGGTTACGCGGTTTTGTGAGACTGTTGTCGAGACATCAGCGACAAAATGCTATGCTATCACCcccaacaagaagaacaagatcacCATGGTTGCTGAGCAGCTGGAGAAGGGAATCTCAAGTGATATTGAGAGCGGCGCCGTACGTATCCGCGATCCCATTCGCAAAACTGCCAAGTTTTTCGAAGAGAAGCATGGCTGGGATAAGCTGGCTGCTCGCAGTATTTGGGCTTTTGGCCCTGAGGAGACAGGGCCCAACATCCTTCAAGACGATACTCTTCCCACTGAA GTGGACAAGAAAACACTCAATGCTGTCAAAGAGTCTATTCGACAAGGGTTCAGCTGGGCTACCCGCGAGGGACCCCTGTGCGAAGAAC CGATACGAAACACAAAGTTCAAGGTTACAGATGTGCTACTAGCCAACGAGGCCATCTTCCGTGGAGGTGGCCAAATCATCCCCACCTCTCGACGAGCGTGTTATTCCTCCTTCCTTATGGCATCGCCCCGCCTCATGGAGCCCGTCTATTCAGTCTCTGTAACGGGCCCTGAGGACTCCTACATGGAGGTCTACAATGTGCTCTCGCGGCGTCGCGGACACGTTTTGTCAGATGGTCCCGTTGCTGGTACGCCGCTGTATCGCGTCAACGGTCTACTGCCTGTCATTGACAGTTTCGGCTTCGAAACCGACCTGCGGATCAAGACGCAGGGTAGTTCGATGGTTAGTCTTGTGTTTGACAGCTGGAGCATCGTGCCTGGTGATCCTCTCGATCGCGAGCAGATCATTCGTCCACTCCAGCCTGCTTCTGCACAGGCAACTGCCCGCGACTTTGTTCTCAAGACACGACGACGCAAGGGTCTAAGCGAGGACGTTAGCGTCAAGACGTTCCTTGAGCCTGAGTTCTATCAGAGCCTGATGGAGAGTGGGATGCTTGGCGAGATCTAA
- a CDS encoding thioredoxin-like protein — MALPPKFAGQKLQFAHPPASDSAVAHTTHTLEFYLDYCCPFSAKIFRTLQNDVIPAIKANPAWASSLTFIFRQQIQPWHPSSTLMHEAALAVLRLAPEKFWEFSAVLFDEQQDYFDVNVVNEKRNDTYRRLAKVAAKVGVDADKVFELLVISDKPGEDGALNAGNKVTNDVKVITKMNRLIGVHVTPTAVFDGVVQDVSSGWTKEQWIEWLQKNVV; from the coding sequence ATGGCCCTTCCTCCTAAATTCGCCGGGCAGAAGCTTCAGTTCGCCCACCCTCCCGCCTCCGACTCAGCCGTCGCTCACACAACTCACACTCTCGAGTTCTACCTCGACTACTGCTGTCCCTTCTCCGCCAAGATCTTCCGCACGCTGCAAAACGACGTGATCCCCGCCATCAAGGCCAACCCAGCCTGGGCATCCAGCCTCACCTTTATCTTCCGCCAGCAGATCCAGCCATGGCATCCTTCTTCCACGCTCATGCACGAAGCTGCTCTAGCTGTTCTTCGTCTTGCGCCTGAGAAGTTCTGGGAGTTTAGCGCTGTGTTGTTCGATGAGCAGCAGGACTACTTTGATGTGAACGTTGTGAACGAGAAGAGAAATGATACGTATCGTCGTTTGGCAAAGGTTGCGGCCAAGGTTGGGGTTGATGCGGATAAGGTGTTTGAACTACTTGTGATCTCTGACAAGCCTGGTGAGGATGGGGCGCTGAATGCGGGTAACAAGGTCACCAACGATGTCAAGGTTATCACCAAGATGAACCGTTTGATCGGTGTGCATGTCACTCCTACTGCAGTgtttgatggtgttgtgcAGGATGTTAGCTCTGGATGGACAAAAGAGCAGTGGATTGAGTGGCTACAGAAGAATGTCGTTTGA
- a CDS encoding ZIP zinc transporter-domain-containing protein gives MICLSKADESFYQRLTWNQAPSPLAAMNTTRQDLNGISNLREHVDAGQDDGSGGTSGSLLNSHDESNQAGSHPTEPFLGSEKDAGRLSRISGLSSYLKTVDGGDDQIRLHRGTLSSCASHIWSWTVWVLSVLVVSTIISSWNSPASAPAAMTSTPKAHESIPVQVSPLRKRSTCETGGVNKAEYNTPLHVGALFIILCVSTLACAFPIMATKFPGLRIPTRFFFAVRHFGTGVLIATAFVHLLPTAFISLGDPCLSSFWNQDYPAMPGAIALAAIFLVTVIEMVFHPSRHVSPAEITSGTDNDAKNGNSNSGGCMGGTGMLPIRDMGPIRGRSSSIGQGLSVLNSRDERLGNLDEEACEDDDNAQSGRKNLEETSLEAVQMPSLTPEQQQRKELLQCVLLELGILFHSVFIGMALSVSIGNEFIILLIAIIFHQTFEGLALGSRIASVKWPQGKMQPWFMALAYGCTTPLGQAIGLATHTLYSPNSEIGLIVVGVMNAISAGLLTFASLVELLSQDFLSDESWRFLRGRKRIYACLLVFFGAFFMSLVGAWA, from the exons ATGATTTGCCTTTCCAAAGCAGACGAATCTTTCTACCAGCGCTTGACTTGGAATcaagctccttctcctctggCAGCCATGAATACCACGCGCCAGGATCTCAATGGCATCTCCAACCTCCGCGAGCATGTTGATGCTGGGCAGGATGACGGAAGTGGAGGCACGAGTGGAAGTCTATTGAATTCACATGATGAAAGTAATCAAGCGGGGAGTCATCCTACAGAGCCCTTCCTGGGCTCTGAAAAGGATGCGGGACGACTGTCCCGTATCTCGG GACTGTCCTCGTATCTCAAGACGGTagatggtggtgatgaccAAATCCGTCTTCATCGAGGCACCCTCTCGTCATGTGCCTCGCACATCTGGAGCTGGACCGTCTGGGTCCTCTCTGTTCTTGTTGTCTCGACGATCATCTCATCCTGGAACTCCCCTGCCTCTGCGCCTGCTGCCATGACTTCAACCCCCAAGGCCCATGAGTCGATTCCTGTTCAGGTCTCGCCTCTCCGCAAGCGAAGCACCTGCGAGACTGGAGGTGTCAACAAGGCTGAATACAACACTCCTCTCCATGTTGGAGCCTTGTTCATCATCCTGTGCGTTTCGACGCTTGCTTGCGCTTTCCCTATCATGGCTACCAAGTTCCCAGGTCTGAGGATTCCGACTcgtttcttctttgctgtACGCCATTTCGGCACTGGCGTGCTGATTGCTACGGCTTTTGTCCATTTGCTCCCCACTGCTTTCATCTCTCTCGGGGACCCTTGCCTGAGCAGCTTCTGGAACCAGGACTACCCTGCCATGCCTGGTGCTATTGCTCTTGCTGCCATTTTCCTTGTCACTGTTATTGAGATGGTCTTTCACCCATCTCGCCATGTTTCACCTGCTGAGATCACGTCTGGAACCGACAACGATGCCAAGAATGGCAACTCTAACAGTGGTGGGTGCATGGGAGGCACAGGCATGCTCCCCATCCGGGATATGGGACCTATTCGTGGACGATCCTCCAGCATTGGCCAGGGACTCTCTGTCTTGAACAGCAGAGATGAACGATTGGGGAATctggatgaagaagcttgcgAAGATGACGACAACGCCCAATCTGGAAGAAAGAACCTCGAGGAGACGAGCCTCGAGGCTGTACAGATGCCAAGCTTGACCccagagcagcagcaacgtAAGGAGCTCCTCCAGTGTGTCTTGCTCGAGCTTGGTATTCTCTTCCATAGTGTCTTTATCGGCATGGCGCTCAGCGTTTCGATTGGCAACGAATTCATTATTCTGCTCATTGCCATTATCTTTCACC AAACCTTTGAAGGATTGGCTCTAGGCTCTCGAATCGCCTCCGTCAAGTGGCCTCAAGGCAAGATGCAGCCTTGGTTCATGGCCCTTGCCTATGGATGCAC TACTCCTCTGGGGCAAGCTATCGGCCTTGCTACCCACACACTCTACAGCCCCAACTCCGAAATTGGCCtcattgttgttggtgtcATGAATGCCATTTCGGCTGGACTTCTCACCTTTGCCTCGCtggttgagcttctttctcaagacTTCCTCAGTGACGAAAGCTGGCGATTCCTCCGCGGTCGTAAGCGTATCTATGCTTGCCTTTTGGTGTTCTTCGGGGCTTTCTTCATGAGTCTCGTGGGTGCTTGGGCCTAA
- a CDS encoding FRG1-like family-domain-containing protein has translation MVKPLTFKGDKKVKKRKRTDPEKSQRDGVDDEAGQLQKTGEDAENDDSWVSAEAATDVVGPIMIVLPTDEPSALACDTTGKVFTIPIENIIDGNPTTAEPHDVRQVWVANRVAGTENFRFKGHHGRYLSCDKIGLLSATSEAVSPLESFNVIPTGDTPGTFQLQTLRDTFLTIKAPSKASSKAVDVRGDADTISFDTTFRIRMQARFKPKLRASKEEKALAKISRRELEEAAGRRLDEDEVRKLKRARREGDYHEALLEIKVKSKHDKFS, from the exons ATGGTTAAGCCATTGACATTCAAAGGCGACAAGAAAGtcaagaagcgcaagcgaACAGACCCCGAGAAATCTCAACGCGATGGCGTAGACGACGAAGCTGGGCAGTTGCAAAAGACGGGCGAAGATGCAGAGAATGACGACAGTTGGGTTTCTGCTGAGGCAGCGACTGATGTTGTTGGGCCGATCATGATTGTTTTACCGACGGATGAACCGTCGGCGCTGGCGTGTGATACGACTGGGAAGGTGTTCACGATTCCGATTGAGAATATCATTGATGGGAATCCTACGACGGCGGAACCGCATGATGTGCGACAAGTCTGGGTCGCGAATCGCGTTGCTGGAACAGAGAACTTTCGCTTCAAAGGCCATCACGGAAG ATACCTCTCCTGCGACAAAATCGGTCTCCTCTCAGCCACCTCCGAAGCCGTATCCCCCCTCGAATCCTTCAACGTAATCCCCACCGGCGACACACCCGGAACCTTCCAACTACAAACCCTGCGCGACACATTCCTCACCATAAAAGCACCCAGCAAAGCCTCCTCCAAAGCCGTAGACGTGCGCGGCGACGCAGACACTATCTCGTTCGACACAACGTTTCGGATAAGAATGCAGGCGCGGTTCAAGCCCAAGTTGCGCGCGTCAAAGGAGGAAAAGGCGTTGGCGAAGATTAGTCGGAGGGAgttggaggaggcggcgggGAGGAGactggatgaggatgaggttaggaagttgaagagggcgaggagggAGGGCGATTATCATGAGGCGTTGTTGGAGATTAAGGTGAAGAGTAAGCATGATAAGTTTAGTTGA